One window of the Tachypleus tridentatus isolate NWPU-2018 chromosome 10, ASM421037v1, whole genome shotgun sequence genome contains the following:
- the LOC143228404 gene encoding uncharacterized protein LOC143228404, translating into MDNLAELDGDESTEPVESETITEPTKLLAPHSSDGDDEAENSSMLDLADFRALSGSPYHTLTGRMSPNFSSGSSYATLTPLQPLPPISTMSDKFSHYGHAGSSFVLLQGMTMSSYQYDKSGGMTVMNISPTLGAAHPSPIAVMNTNGFLPLATHVGIPSPTYSQDGPESPEKGISNNGYDTYGLRDLTRNLKPPQSPPVSLHSPTNLMPTLNGLNAPETPPSVQLTSPETTPEQEDTKSVTVTASSNVELTISQPLVAIATINVSNSDENLSMSNPVKPLEISPTSLPKSSAVDDVEEEINTKELAQRISAELKRYSIPQAIFAQRVLCRSQGTLSDLLRNPKPWSKLKSGRETFRRMYMWLEEPEFQRMSALRLAGLFIVLSTQSKSKILSYRFLN; encoded by the coding sequence ATGGATAACCTGGCCGAACTGGACGGCGACGAGTCGACGGAACCAGTGGAGTCAGAGACTATTACCGAGCCGACAAAATTGTTGGCTCCCCACTCTTCTGACGGTGACGACGAAGCAGAGAATTCCAGCATGTTGGACTTGGCCGATTTTCGCGCTTTAAGCGGATCCCCATACCACACTTTGACTGGACGTATGTCCCCAAATTTCTCATCTGGCAGCAGCTACGCCACATTGACCCCACTTCAACCACTACCCCCAATCTCTACTATGTCTGATAAATTTAGCCATTACGGTCATGCAGGTAGCAGCTTTGTTCTACTTCAAGGAATGACCATGAGTAGTTACCAATACGATAAGTCAGGTGGCATGACTGTGATGAATATCAGCCCTACTCTGGGAGCGGCACATCCCTCACCCATTGCTGTGATGAACACCAATGGGTTTCTCCCCTTAGCCACTCATGTGGGCATCCCCTCCCCAACTTATTCTCAAGACGGACCCGAATCGCCTGAAAAAGGAATCTCCAACAACGGATACGACACATATGGTCTACGAGACCTGACACGAAACTTGAAACCTCCCCAGAGTCCTCCTGTCAGTTTGCACTCCCCCACGAATCTGATGCCTACTTTGAACGGCCTGAACGCTCCTGAGACTCCTCCATCAGTTCAACTGACCAGTCCAGAGACCACACCTGAGCAGGAAGACACTAAATCGGTAACCGTAACGGCTTCATCTAATGTGGAGTTGACAATCTCACAACCCCTTGTAGCTATTGCCACAATAAATGTGTCCAATAGCGACGAGAACCTATCAATGTCAAACCCCGTTAAACCTTTAGAAATCTCTCCAACTTCACTCCCCAAGTCCTCCGCTGTAGATGACGTAGAAGAAGAAATTAATACTAAAGAGTTAGCTCAGAGAATAAGTGCCGAACTAAAACGTTACAGCATTCCTCAGGCGATCTTCGCTCAACGTGTTCTGTGTCGCTCACAAGGAACCCTTTCTGACCTACTACGCAACCCCAAACCTTGGAGCAAGCTGAAGTCCGGTCGAGAAACTTTCCGGAGAATGTATATGTGGTTGGAAGAACCAGAATTCCAGAGAATGTCAGCATTAAGACTAGCAGGTCTGTTTATCGTTCTATCTACACAGtctaaaagtaaaatactttCGTATCGATTTCTCAACTAA